One stretch of Aquimarina sp. Aq107 DNA includes these proteins:
- a CDS encoding expansin EXLX1 family cellulose-binding protein, with translation MKSHSYIFYFLAVIMIMKISAQECNDTVHTGEGTFYDGVAGGTFGNCSLPVAVGDYMHCALNNFDYDGSNGCGACIEVTGAKGSVILNVVDRCPECASGDVDMTMEAFEMIADVIDGRVPISWKFVPCETILTNETIKINFKEGSSEFWTAIQFRNINHAISKMEYQLPDNTWKNTNRELFNFFIETSGIPSPMNLRITSILGEELIFENIVLNLNEDFDTGLQFSTPEECNQELSIPEVDITETTILYPNPTSDIIHITKNTQKWKLINNTGKILDQGSTKELDMSTYNNGIYYLILEKKKVIKVVKH, from the coding sequence ATGAAATCACACAGTTACATTTTCTATTTTTTGGCAGTAATCATGATTATGAAAATTTCTGCTCAGGAGTGCAATGACACGGTACATACTGGTGAAGGTACATTTTATGATGGTGTAGCAGGAGGTACATTTGGTAATTGTTCTTTGCCTGTAGCAGTTGGAGATTATATGCATTGTGCACTGAATAATTTTGATTATGATGGCAGTAATGGTTGTGGAGCATGTATTGAAGTAACTGGAGCAAAAGGAAGTGTTATTCTAAATGTAGTTGATCGTTGTCCTGAGTGTGCTTCTGGTGATGTCGATATGACAATGGAAGCTTTTGAAATGATTGCTGATGTTATAGACGGTAGAGTCCCAATATCTTGGAAGTTTGTACCCTGTGAAACAATACTTACTAATGAAACTATCAAAATTAATTTTAAAGAAGGTTCCAGTGAATTCTGGACGGCCATCCAATTTAGAAATATTAATCACGCAATTTCTAAAATGGAATATCAATTACCAGATAATACTTGGAAAAACACCAATAGAGAACTATTTAATTTTTTTATAGAAACTTCCGGAATTCCATCTCCGATGAATCTAAGAATAACTTCAATTTTGGGAGAAGAACTAATTTTCGAAAATATTGTATTAAATCTAAACGAAGATTTTGATACAGGACTTCAATTTTCTACTCCAGAAGAATGCAATCAAGAACTTTCTATACCAGAAGTTGACATTACAGAAACAACAATATTATATCCGAACCCAACATCAGACATAATACACATCACAAAAAATACTCAAAAATGGAAACTGATAAATAATACTGGAAAAATATTAGATCAAGGTTCTACCAAAGAATTAGATATGTCGACTTATAATAATGGTATATATTATCTAATATTAGAAAAGAAAAAAGTTATAAAAGTAGTGAAGCACTAA
- a CDS encoding DUF2911 domain-containing protein: protein MSKLLKRLLIIIIGIVIIGFAGISILKSKTKAHSPEQTVTHTSKETNFTVFYNRPIKNGRKIFGELVPFDEVWRTGANEATTFTTDKSILVDGTELKTGTYTLWTIPGKDSWKVIFNKGQYNWGVNFTDGTPSRNPEYDILTIEVPVQHLLNVVEQFSIYFQEANNFTIMFLAWDQTAIAIPITSKQ, encoded by the coding sequence ATGTCTAAGCTCTTAAAAAGATTATTAATCATAATTATCGGAATTGTTATTATAGGATTTGCAGGAATATCAATTCTTAAATCGAAGACCAAAGCACATAGTCCAGAACAGACAGTTACACATACAAGTAAAGAAACAAACTTTACTGTTTTTTATAACAGACCTATTAAAAACGGTAGGAAAATTTTTGGAGAATTAGTTCCTTTTGATGAAGTATGGAGAACTGGTGCCAATGAAGCCACAACTTTTACAACTGATAAATCAATTCTTGTGGATGGGACAGAACTAAAAACCGGAACCTATACGTTATGGACAATCCCCGGAAAAGACTCTTGGAAGGTTATTTTTAATAAAGGTCAATATAATTGGGGAGTTAATTTTACAGACGGTACTCCATCTAGAAACCCTGAATATGATATACTAACTATAGAAGTTCCTGTGCAACATTTATTAAATGTTGTAGAACAATTTTCTATTTACTTTCAGGAAGCTAATAATTTCACTATTATGTTCTTAGCTTGGGATCAAACGGCTATTGCGATCCCTATAACTTCTAAACAATAA
- a CDS encoding phosphatase PAP2 family protein has product MEELIQLDKDLFVFLNNLGTPFWDGFWLFMTEKLYQIPLYVLLLYFFYKHYGIKGTIITLVIVAALITASDQLSNLFKNVLFMRPRPCRAEGVEEFTRFIAERCGRHGYFSAHAASSMALAFFTGLALQKKLKYIFPFMVVWATVVSYSRIYVGVHYPGDIITGMAIGILLGVGAYKLLMFLVKKYAT; this is encoded by the coding sequence ATGGAAGAGCTTATACAATTAGATAAAGATCTGTTTGTGTTTCTTAACAATTTAGGAACTCCTTTCTGGGATGGTTTTTGGTTGTTTATGACAGAAAAATTATACCAAATTCCATTGTATGTACTTCTATTATACTTTTTTTACAAGCACTATGGAATTAAAGGTACGATTATAACACTTGTTATAGTAGCTGCTTTAATAACAGCATCTGATCAGTTATCTAATTTATTTAAAAATGTTTTGTTTATGAGGCCAAGACCTTGTCGGGCAGAAGGGGTAGAGGAATTTACCAGATTTATAGCAGAGCGATGTGGTCGTCATGGGTATTTTTCTGCTCATGCTGCAAGTTCTATGGCATTAGCCTTTTTCACCGGATTGGCTTTGCAAAAAAAGTTGAAATATATCTTTCCTTTTATGGTGGTTTGGGCTACTGTGGTAAGTTATAGTAGAATTTATGTAGGTGTTCATTATCCAGGAGATATTATAACAGGTATGGCTATCGGAATTCTTTTAGGTGTTGGGGCCTATAAATTACTTATGTTTCTGGTTAAAAAATATGCTACGTAG
- the meaB gene encoding methylmalonyl Co-A mutase-associated GTPase MeaB has translation MKDQSSKIPSNTNKNVIDRFKKLQQKEVSIPNIFEGIISQNTAALSKGITLVESTQQKHSQKTQQLIEKCLPYANNSIRIGVTGVPGVGKSTFIEALGNLLIKKGKRVAVLAVDPSSTISGGSILGDKTRMESLVRSTGAFIRPSPSGSSLGGVAQKTRESIILCEAAGYDVIIIETVGVGQSETAVHSMVDFFLLLKLAGAGDELQGIKRGIIEMADAIVINKADGDNLKRAREAKNQFKKALHLYPLAESSWSPEVLTCSALKNTGIDEIWELILRYLDISTKNGYFEQNRIRQNKFWLLQTIEEELKNSFYNHPEIKKSLSDQIKAVQQHKITPFAAATSLLNQHKTLK, from the coding sequence ATGAAAGATCAATCTTCTAAAATCCCCTCTAACACCAATAAGAATGTTATTGATCGTTTTAAGAAATTACAGCAAAAGGAAGTATCTATTCCCAATATATTTGAAGGAATTATTTCACAAAATACAGCAGCTTTAAGTAAAGGAATTACATTAGTAGAGAGTACTCAACAAAAGCACAGTCAAAAAACCCAACAACTTATTGAAAAATGTCTTCCTTATGCTAATAACTCTATAAGAATAGGAGTTACAGGAGTTCCTGGAGTAGGAAAAAGTACATTTATCGAAGCTTTAGGAAATCTCCTTATAAAAAAAGGAAAAAGAGTAGCCGTTTTAGCGGTAGACCCTAGTAGCACTATTTCTGGCGGGAGTATCTTAGGCGATAAAACCAGAATGGAATCACTTGTGAGATCAACTGGTGCTTTCATTAGACCTTCTCCTTCTGGAAGTTCTTTAGGAGGTGTTGCCCAAAAAACGCGTGAGTCAATTATTTTATGTGAAGCTGCAGGCTATGATGTAATAATCATTGAAACTGTTGGAGTTGGGCAAAGCGAAACTGCTGTGCACAGTATGGTAGATTTTTTCCTTCTATTAAAATTAGCCGGAGCGGGAGATGAACTTCAAGGAATTAAACGAGGTATTATCGAAATGGCGGATGCAATTGTTATTAATAAAGCAGATGGCGATAATCTAAAACGTGCTAGAGAAGCTAAAAACCAATTTAAAAAAGCCTTGCATCTTTATCCGCTAGCCGAAAGTAGTTGGTCTCCAGAAGTATTGACTTGTAGTGCTCTTAAAAATACTGGCATTGATGAGATCTGGGAATTAATTTTAAGGTATTTAGATATTTCTACAAAAAACGGATATTTCGAACAAAATAGAATTCGACAAAATAAATTTTGGTTATTACAAACTATTGAAGAGGAGTTAAAAAACTCATTTTACAATCATCCAGAAATCAAAAAATCTTTATCCGATCAAATTAAAGCTGTACAACAACATAAAATCACTCCCTTTGCGGCAGCAACATCTCTGTTAAATCAACATAAAACATTGAAATAA
- a CDS encoding transglycosylase domain-containing protein: protein MIRVLFKKKWIKYPLISLGGFIFIFIIFYGSIYFGFWGNIPNKDELSSLKQVEATQVLDKDGRLIGKYYIYDRQPITYDDLPNHLIDALVATEDIRFYEHNGVDNVSLLRVFFKTILLSDKSSGGGSTITLQLVKNIFGRKDYGVFSIVVNKLKESIVAKRIEDLYSKEDILTQYFNTVPFPDNTYGIESASQKFFNKSTKELTLSEATTLIGSLKANHSYNPRLFPERSQLRRDVVLRQMVKYGHITQNAADQVMNKNIVLDYQYFNHDLGLAPYFREEVKKELIQILKKHKKTDSTLYDIYKDGLIIHTTLDYEMQSLAEKVMKDHMRNLQNVYEKEYGLKAPWKGNTKLLDNTIKRLPIYKKYIEQGLSENQIKDSLSVKQEMELFEWEGNITKKVSTRDSVQHYLKFLNAGMIAIDPKDGSVRAYLGGIDYRYFKYDHVSQSKRQVGSTFKPFVYTAAIENGMKPCTYFPLKEVTYTNLEDWTPKNSSTEQDPYLNYNLETALSNSVNTIAVKVMDEVGVTNVLDQIKKMGIDEELPEQPSITLGTAGIKIKELAGAYASYVNKSKGVQPFYITKIQDRNGNLIASFEQEKRETAYSDYTRQVMLEMMKSTVDNGTAIRLRKTYGLKNEIAGKTGTTQDNKDGWFVGITPKLVTVTWVGNDNYNIGFKTTKQGQGANSALPIFGKLYQKMNENPVFDPITKSSFEKTSNSILEDLECKPEKRDNFLKRLFSKKKKRKKERNLKRIKT, encoded by the coding sequence ATGATACGAGTACTATTTAAAAAAAAATGGATTAAGTATCCATTAATCTCATTAGGAGGATTTATTTTCATCTTCATTATTTTCTATGGAAGCATTTATTTTGGTTTCTGGGGAAACATTCCGAACAAAGATGAATTGAGCTCATTAAAACAAGTAGAAGCAACACAAGTTCTAGACAAAGATGGACGTCTTATTGGAAAATATTATATCTATGACAGACAACCCATAACCTATGATGATCTCCCAAATCATTTAATAGATGCATTAGTCGCCACAGAAGATATTCGTTTCTACGAACATAATGGTGTTGATAATGTTAGTTTACTTAGAGTCTTTTTTAAAACTATTTTATTAAGTGATAAATCCTCTGGAGGAGGAAGTACAATTACATTACAATTAGTCAAAAATATTTTTGGAAGAAAAGACTATGGGGTTTTTAGCATTGTAGTAAATAAATTAAAAGAATCTATTGTTGCTAAACGAATTGAAGATTTATATTCTAAAGAGGATATTTTAACCCAGTATTTTAATACTGTGCCTTTTCCTGATAACACATATGGAATTGAGAGTGCTTCGCAGAAATTTTTCAATAAATCAACTAAAGAACTTACATTATCAGAAGCAACTACGTTGATTGGTAGTTTAAAGGCTAACCATAGCTATAATCCTAGACTCTTCCCAGAAAGAAGTCAATTAAGACGTGATGTTGTTTTACGCCAAATGGTAAAATACGGACACATTACTCAAAATGCAGCAGACCAAGTGATGAATAAGAATATCGTATTGGATTATCAATACTTTAATCATGATCTGGGATTGGCACCTTATTTTAGAGAAGAAGTAAAGAAAGAACTTATTCAGATCTTAAAAAAGCACAAAAAAACAGATAGTACCTTATATGACATCTATAAAGATGGGTTGATAATACATACAACCTTAGATTACGAAATGCAATCATTAGCCGAAAAAGTAATGAAAGATCATATGCGAAACTTACAAAACGTATATGAAAAAGAATATGGTTTAAAGGCTCCTTGGAAAGGGAACACAAAACTTCTGGACAATACAATTAAACGACTTCCTATTTACAAGAAATACATTGAACAAGGTCTTAGTGAAAACCAGATCAAGGATTCATTATCCGTAAAACAAGAAATGGAACTTTTTGAATGGGAAGGTAATATTACTAAAAAGGTCTCTACAAGAGATAGTGTACAGCATTATCTAAAATTTCTGAATGCGGGAATGATTGCTATTGACCCTAAAGATGGTTCAGTTAGAGCATACTTAGGAGGTATTGATTATAGATATTTTAAATATGATCACGTATCACAAAGTAAAAGACAAGTAGGCTCCACGTTCAAACCTTTTGTATATACAGCAGCCATTGAAAATGGAATGAAACCTTGTACTTACTTTCCACTAAAAGAAGTAACTTATACTAATTTAGAAGATTGGACGCCTAAGAATTCTTCTACAGAACAAGATCCTTATTTAAACTATAATCTAGAAACTGCTTTAAGTAACTCGGTAAATACAATAGCTGTAAAAGTTATGGACGAAGTTGGAGTTACAAATGTGCTTGATCAAATAAAAAAAATGGGAATCGATGAAGAGCTGCCAGAACAACCGTCCATTACATTAGGAACAGCCGGAATCAAGATTAAAGAATTAGCAGGTGCTTATGCTAGTTATGTTAATAAATCTAAAGGTGTTCAACCTTTTTATATAACAAAAATACAAGATAGAAATGGTAATCTAATTGCATCTTTTGAACAAGAAAAAAGAGAAACTGCCTATAGCGATTATACGCGACAGGTAATGCTAGAAATGATGAAGTCTACGGTAGATAATGGTACAGCAATCAGATTACGAAAAACGTATGGGTTAAAAAATGAAATAGCAGGAAAGACGGGTACGACTCAAGACAACAAAGACGGTTGGTTTGTAGGAATTACACCAAAACTTGTCACGGTAACCTGGGTAGGAAATGATAATTATAATATTGGATTTAAAACCACCAAACAGGGACAAGGTGCTAATTCTGCATTACCAATCTTCGGAAAACTTTATCAAAAAATGAACGAGAACCCTGTTTTCGATCCTATAACCAAAAGTAGTTTTGAAAAAACTTCTAATAGTATCCTTGAAGATTTAGAATGTAAACCAGAAAAAAGAGATAATTTTTTAAAGAGGCTTTTTAGTAAAAAGAAAAAAAGAAAGAAAGAAAGAAATTTAAAAAGAATTAAAACCTAA